The Gloeomargarita lithophora Alchichica-D10 genomic sequence GGCAAGGCAGAGCAATTAGAACACAATGGCAAGGTGATTTACCCGAATTTTTCCCTGCCGACGGTGATCCGCCTGCGGCATTATGTGAACATTCCCCATAAGGAAATCCCTTTGACCCGCCGTAATGTTTTGCATCGAGATAGCCATAGTTGTCAATACTGTGGCTATACAGGAGAAGATTTAACCCTGGATCATGTGGTGCCCAAGTCCCGGGGCGGCGGGGAATCCTGGGAGAATATCGTCACCGCCTGTGTCCGGTGTAATATCAAAAAGGGTAACCGTACCCCAGACGAAGCCCGCCTGCCCCTGCGTCAACGTCCCCGCCGTCCCCACAGTAGTTTGCACTTTGAGGTGAGCAAGCATCTGCGGGGCGGTTCCCACCAGGAATGGCGCAAATATGTAATTGGTTTGTAATGTGATCTTTGTAACGTTTCTGTGGTGTTTTTGTAATGACGGTATTACAGCTTACGGCGGAACAACTGCGGCAACGGTATTTGGCGGGGGAGCGGCATTTCCTGCGGGTGGATTTGAACCGGGTGGATTTGCATGGCCTGAACCTGGCCGGGATTGTCCTGGAGCGGGCGAACCTGTACCGGGCGGACTTGTTCGAGGCGGATTTGACGGGTGCCAACCTGGGCGGAGCGATTCTGTGCCGCTGTAACTTGACCCGCACCCGGCTCAACCAGGCGGGGCTACGGGAGGCGGATTTGATTTTTGCCAATTTTGGGGAGGCGCAACTCCAGGAGGCGGATTTGCGGGGGGCTTATTTGCGGGGGGTGGATGGGTTAAATGCCCAGATGCAGGGTTGTAGCTTGGCGCACAGCAATCTTACGGAGGCCAATCTGTACCACGCCAACCTGTCCGGGGCGGATTTGACCGGGGCGTTTTTGGTGGTGGCGATTTTGCGGGGGGCGAATCTCACGGGTGCCAACCTCGCCGGAGCGAATTTGGCCGGAGCCAGTATGCGGGGGGCAAATTTAGCGGGAGCCAATCTCACCGGGGCGGTGATGCCCGATGGCACTATTCATCCGTGATTTTTGTGGTAAACCTGCTGGAGAATTGCTGCTATCGCTTGTTTCAAAGCTGGCAGATAATTCGCTACCACATTCCAGACAATATCAAGGTCAATATCTAAAGGACACCTCTATTTATTTGTACCAGCAGAAAGTTATCTCGCTGAAATGCCTATATTACCGAGAACCAAGGGCGGGGGGTGCCCCCCTGCGACCGCTAATTCTGAATTTATAGAGGTGCCCTAAATATTGATGTGCCAGAACGTTGCGAAAATCACCAATGGCTCTCCAATCAATTTCGGGGCGTATTGCTTTCCAGACATCCGGCAGTCGTTGGGTTGATTCACATAGCGTTTGCAGATTTCGGATCACCGCATCCTGAGTTTTTATATCTGAAAAAAAGGCTTCTTTCCCTTCGATTGTATAAGTTTCAATACGCTGAATACAGTCTCTAATGTGAATCAAATAAACACGGTTGTCCTTCATAGCAACTGCGCTTCCTTTAATATGCGATCACGGATCATATAGTGCAAAGATTTTTCGGTGACAACATCTACTTTCCGGCCTAGCAATGCTTCTAAATCATGAATGAGACCGACCGGAAACCAGGGACTCAATGGGTCACCCAAATCTATCAATAAATCAATATCGCTATTGGGCTGGGCTTCTCCTCGCACGACGGAACCGAATATCCGCACGTTTTTGGCACCATGTTGAACGGCGAGTTCCAAAATGCGTTGGCGTTGCTCATGGACAATCGCTTCAATCTTGAGCGTTTCCGGTGTTTTCATCGACAACTACAGCATCGTTAAAGAACCTTGTCCCTTAAGTTTATAGCAATATGACACGATTCACGAATAGAAATTCCGCAGAACCAGGGACGTGGGTAATGCCTACGGCACACTATCAGATTATCTAAAAGAAGCTGACCCAATTGCTTCTGCATCGCCCAACCACCACGATGGAATGCGAGATACATCGCTTCCGTCAGGCACGACCAAGTTGTGGTCAGAGGTTTTGCTAAATTTTGAACGGCGGTTCGATAAGCATTGTGCTGAGATTGAGTATGGTCAACCAAGCAAAGTAAAACCCCAGCATCACAGAGGATCAAAGGTCTAGTCCTTGTTGGCGATATTTACTCAACAACCGTTGTTGATACTCACTATTTGGCACTTTGGGTATGTCTTGTGGGGTGATTTCTAAGCTATCGGTAGCTTCAAACCATAGTGCCCACGCATCCGAGTAATTGTCCTCAAGGGAGTCAATCACTGTTTTGGCTTGAGAATTGCGTATGATGAAATCTATAAACGCACTAATATCTTCCAACAGCGATTCTGGAAGTTGCTGTATCTTTGCAATCACAGTTTCTCGAATCGTCATAAGGACACCTCCAGCAAATTATAAACTTATTTGACTCCCCTCGCCCTTTCAGTGAGAAGTATCGGGGCTGATGCGGTGGGCTACTCTCACAAATCCGTTAACCAACTCTCCACAGTCGCAACCGACTCCGTATCGCCTCTGGATTGATACAACTCCTTGGCTTTGAGTAGGTCAGTTTTTGCACTATATCTATCACCTAATTTAAGACTGGTAACACCCCGCCAGAAGTAGGCTGCGGCAAACCCTGGGTAAA encodes the following:
- a CDS encoding tetratricopeptide repeat protein; protein product: MELLFANCVILLYNRAIQLNPKDTIPYNNRGYAKNKLGNYRGAIQDLDPAIQLYPGFAAAYFWRGVTSLKLGDRYSAKTDLLKAKELYQSRGDTESVATVESWLTDL
- a CDS encoding HNH endonuclease produces the protein MAKVLVLNASYEPLNITTWKRAAVLVLKGKAEQLEHNGKVIYPNFSLPTVIRLRHYVNIPHKEIPLTRRNVLHRDSHSCQYCGYTGEDLTLDHVVPKSRGGGESWENIVTACVRCNIKKGNRTPDEARLPLRQRPRRPHSSLHFEVSKHLRGGSHQEWRKYVIGL
- a CDS encoding pentapeptide repeat-containing protein, with amino-acid sequence MTVLQLTAEQLRQRYLAGERHFLRVDLNRVDLHGLNLAGIVLERANLYRADLFEADLTGANLGGAILCRCNLTRTRLNQAGLREADLIFANFGEAQLQEADLRGAYLRGVDGLNAQMQGCSLAHSNLTEANLYHANLSGADLTGAFLVVAILRGANLTGANLAGANLAGASMRGANLAGANLTGAVMPDGTIHP
- a CDS encoding HepT-like ribonuclease domain-containing protein, with protein sequence MKDNRVYLIHIRDCIQRIETYTIEGKEAFFSDIKTQDAVIRNLQTLCESTQRLPDVWKAIRPEIDWRAIGDFRNVLAHQYLGHLYKFRISGRRGAPPALGSR
- a CDS encoding nucleotidyltransferase family protein translates to MKTPETLKIEAIVHEQRQRILELAVQHGAKNVRIFGSVVRGEAQPNSDIDLLIDLGDPLSPWFPVGLIHDLEALLGRKVDVVTEKSLHYMIRDRILKEAQLL